A region from the Vicia villosa cultivar HV-30 ecotype Madison, WI linkage group LG3, Vvil1.0, whole genome shotgun sequence genome encodes:
- the LOC131655932 gene encoding triacylglycerol lipase 2-like, translating into MSIKVGITLISILLLCTTTASAQGRKLLHTTNEFSAYSPITNDGICKTLVETQGYKCEEHTVTTNDGYILSLQRIPTGRSGKKADKPPVLLQHGLFCNAVVWLFNSPEESLGFILADNGFDVWLANGRGTKYSTGHTSLTPNYMAYWDWSWDELASYDLPASVEYVFHHTGQKLHYAGHSQGTLVAFVALSQGKLLNMLRSTALLSPIAHLNMISSELTKVIAELFLANDVYWLGVREIDPNAKVVTKFVDGICFISNLNCGDVVTLLTGPNCCINSSRVDSYIDQPTATKNFIHLSQMIRTGQIAKYDYVYEAQNMLHYGQGVPPTYDMTKIPKEFPLFISYGGKDYLSDVQDVKVLLNDLNNHDAGKLVVLYKDEYAHLDFIGAFDAKQVVYDSMITFYNSN; encoded by the exons ATGTCCATCAAAGTAGGGATTACTCTTATCTCAATACTCTTGCTATGCACTACTACAGCATCAGCACAGGGAAGAAAATTACTTCACACAACCAATGAATTTTCAGCATATTCTCCAATAACCAATGATGGTATTTGCAAGACTTTGGTAGAGACACAAGGTTACAAATGTGAAGAACATACG GTAACAACAAATGATGGCTACATCTTGAGTCTGCAAAGAATCCCCACAGGACGGTCCGGTAAGAAAGCTGACAAGCCACCTGTGCTATTACAACATGGTCTTTTTTGT AATGCTGTAGTATGGCTGTTCAATTCACCTGAAGAATCATTAGGATTTATTTTAGCAGACAATGGATTTGACGTGTGGTTAGCCAATGGCCGCGGCACAAAATACAGCACCGGACACACATCACTAACTCCTAATTACATG GCTTATTGGGATTGGTCATGGGATGAATTAGCTAGTTATGATCTTCCTGCATCAGTAGAGTATGTGTTCCATCATACTGGTCAAAAATTACATTATGCAGGTCATTCTCAG GGAACTTTAGTGGCTTTTGTTGCTTTATCTCAAGGGAAGCTTCTCAATATGTTGAGATCAACTGCATTACTTAGTCCAATTGCTCATTTGAATATGATTTCTTCAGAGCTAACCAAAGTTATTGCTGAACTCTTTTTAGCTAAT GATGTGTACTGGTTAGGTGTTCGTGAAATCGATCCTAATGC GAAAGTTGTAACAAAATTTGTTGATGGAATATGCTTCATTTCAAACTTAAACTGCGGAGACGTAGTCACATTGTTGACAG GTCCAAATTGCTGCATAAATTCTTCTAGGGTAGATTCCTATATTGATCAACCAACAGCAACAAAGAATTTCATCCATCTATCTCAAA TGATCAGAACAGGACAAATAGCAAAGTATGATTATGTTTATGAAGCACAGAATATGCTACACTATGGACAAGGGGTTCCTCCAACTTATGACATGACCAAAATCCCAAAAGAATTCCCACTTTTTATTAGCTATGGAGGGAAAGATTATCTATCTGATGTACAAGATGTGAAGGTTTTGCTCAATGATCTCAATAATCATGATGCTGGCAAGCTTGTGGTATTGTATAAAGATGAATATGCACATCTTGATTTTATTGGAGCTTTTGATGCTAAGCAAGTCGTTTATGATTCCATGATAACTTTTTATAACTCTAATTGA